A region of the Nothobranchius furzeri strain GRZ-AD chromosome 13, NfurGRZ-RIMD1, whole genome shotgun sequence genome:
ACGAGGAAAACAAGACGATAGATTAACTACGAATGTTTCTGTTCAAGCAAGTAAAGAATAAATGATCACTCACCACATCACTTCTTCTCACTCATCAGCAGACATGCCTTTAACTTCATCAGTTTTCCTCatctataaacaaacgcgtcagtGAGAAGACAtggaaacaacacacacacacacacacacggtcagttCTGATATCCAAGATGAGTGATGACAAATACAGAAGCATCCTCGTTTCCTGCGTTAACCCTGTCACTGGGAACTCCATCGTGTTACTGTGGCTTACCTCCTACAACAGTGattcccaacctggggtctgcGACCCCCAAGGGGGTCCACACAAGAAAGCAGTGGGTCTCTACAGgattatatttataaaatcccaataacacaccaAATGGTAAAATCAAAGAGCCACAACCCTGAATGTCTGTATAAAAATTGTAATTATTcacttttaattgtgtgcatgTCGGTAGGTGTTGGGGTTGGGAGGCCCTGGCTTACAACTGAAACCTTCATGGTTGTAATTTTCCATTTCTACCAGAAGATGTCAGAACTTGTTCCACGATGAATCTATCCCCCGTAGAGTGATCCCTCCAGGACAGGGAAGATGTTAATCATATAAACTATCTACTTATTAAATATCTTGTAATAAGAAATGGGGAAATGGAAATTTTTAGATAAAAAATGTGAAAGacgataaaaatgaataaaaaaggtaATCATGGGAACCAAAGACAGGCAGATTtggtagaaacagcagcatgGAGAAGGTGGTGAGGAAGAATGACCAGAAGGCCACCAAAGCCAGTCTGCACAGATGGTAcggttgagcagggttgatggtttacccCTTGTGGTCCACGTGGcatgggtgaggtggtgctcactcctcaaaaACAACAAACACCTGGGGTTCATTGGACCACAGCAGAATGTGGAGGAGTTCTGTACACGAGGGAGGGGAAGATGGAGTGGGAGATCAAaaagtggattggtgctgcatctgcggaGATgccggcgttgtaccggtctgtcgtggtgaagagagagctgaattgGAAGGTGACGctatcgatttaccggtcgatctacgttcctaccctcacctatggtcatgagctttgggtagtgaccgaaagaacgagatcgcagatacaagcggcctaaatgagttttctccgcagggtggctgggctctccctcagagatagggtgagaagctcggtcatccgggaggggctcggagtagacccgctgctccttcacatcgagagaagtccgttgaggtggctcgggcatctgattaggatgcctcctggaagccttCTTGGcgaggttttccgagcacgtccatccaggaggagacctaaaggaagacccaggacacgttggagggtctctcggctggccaggaaacaccttagcaaacccctggaggagctggtgcaagtggctgtggagagggaagtctgggcctctcggcttaggctgctgcccggaTCTGACTCCGGATgagcagaagagaatggatggatggatggatgtgactATCACcgactctgctctgcaacgttggtgttttatctccataaataacacaagcctggaggagttctgctgtgtggtgcaggTGCTGTACCGAGTGTgtccctgtctattttctaccagtggCTAATGCAATCACGTTTCATAAGGGGCAAAAAATAAATGACTTtcttagtgaacttggtctttaactaaGATCATCCCTGCCTTGTCCCGCAGCAGTACCCCAATCTCATCTGTCTGGATTCACCTCATCCAGCTGCTGCTTGGTCTCCTCTTCCATACGCCGAATGTCATCCAGCGACAGGTCGATCCATTTGTCAATCCAACAGAACAGCTGTCTGTGGAACTGGGTAAACAAGCGCCTTTccacctggacacacacacacacacacacacacacacacacacacacaccagtgtgaggAAGCCATGGGGGTTCCTGCACTGCAGCTGGATCTAATTCCTTCTTTGacagaaaaaccaacaaaaacattcgTTGTCCACCTTATGAATGAGCGTTTCCATCCTGTTCTGAAGTCCCAGCCACTTAAACTCAACCGTGACTAGTTTATAGGCACACATGTGAGGGCAGTTGGAGTTGTTAGCTAGTTCTTTCTGCAAACAGACATAACACAGGTTAAAATTTTCTCCACTAAAAACGAGCTGAAGTAGAGAGCAACAACAAGCGCACCCTCCAGTCTGGTCCCAGAGGCCCTCTTCCGGTCTTCTGTGACTTAAAGATGGCAGGATCTTCATCTGCCTTGTAGTCCTGAAGAACAAACACAGCATGTAAATGTTAATCTAGATCAAAGCTGGGCTCATCAAAGCCCAGATCATCAGACTGATGATCAGACTCAGACCAATCCAATCAAACACAGATGGTTGGTCTGACTCTTCTAAGGATCTTCTCCTACCTTTGCATTAATGCAGCTTTTATCTGCAATGTCGATATTAACAACGTCAACGGTTTCCCATTTGCTCTTGTCTAGTCCGTGTACCTGCAGAGAAGAGAACAAGCATCAACCGGTTGTCGTCTCATTCTTGGTACACTGACACAGGTTGACAGGTAACGACAGGTAAACTCGTATGAATCTGGCCTTGGTCTTGATCTGATCCGAGACCTTCTCAAACAGAAGCAGAACACACGAACCCTCCACTAAGGCTCATCGATAACAAGCTAAAGTCAGTAAACGGATTCTGTTTGTGATTAAACGACGGTTCCCACATACAGGTTTTTAACACAGACCTGTCTGAATCCTGACATAATCAGGTGAAAACTACCAAACAGCATCTAGGACGTCGCAGATAAAATTACTGCACCGCAGGAGGAAATGAAGTCCCGTGTCACCAAAGCGAACACACTCCTGCAAAGGGAAGCCTCTAGGCTGCGTTCAGGCGGATTCAGAGAAAAAGTGTTTGAACTGTTGCAGTCACGCCAGAAATGCGGTTCAGGTTTTATTATCAGTGTTTGTTAGAGGCTTTATGAAACCATGGAGACAGCGACAGACCACTTCCTCTCCACCTTACACACGACCTGGGCCACGCTTTGCTCTCTCATCAAAACAACAACTGAAGTGACTTTTTGTAGTGAGCTACATTTGTGCACACACACGTCAAAGCACGTTAGCGAACGCTGGTGTAGCGCATAATTACTCCGTTATTGAACGGCTCACTGGCGGACACCGATTCTGGTTCTGTAGGCAGAAATCATGACTTACATTCTCCTGATCCCCCAGGTCAGGCTTGTGCCAGGTCTCGATCTTAATCATGAACTTCTCTTTCATGTAGGTGTTCTGTAATGATGGGAGAGATGCCTGGAAGTGAGtcgtgttagggttagggtttgtcaCAGCTTTAAGTTTCACGATACTTACGGTGAGGACTGCATCAGACGAACGGGTCAGCCCCGACGAGAAGATGGTGATTGGGAAGAGATGGATAAAATATTAGAAGTGATATAATCCGCCCCTTCTACATCGAGCAGATGTGTGGTTCAGGTGCTCGCCTGAAGTAGGACTCACTTGTTCGACAGTAAGGATATGCGTTCCAGGCTTTCTCATGCACCTCCAGAGCACCCTTCGGAGCGATCATTCGGATGAACTGCGGCActttgctgcacacacacacacacacacacaagtggggaTTTTCAAGATGGTGAATTAATTCCTTACATGTTGGAGAGAGTTGCTGACAAGCTATTTAGCAAATGTAGCAGTTATTGCACGGCGGTAGTTTAAAATGCTGGCATTGGGTGAGGCGTGGCTGTGGGACTGAGGGTTAGAGGTGCACTGCAGCAACACACTCCTCACAATGGTGTGTGCAGATGGTCGTGATAGAAACAGGAAATGTTCTATTTAGGAGAACCTCTGCTCCATTTTCATTCAGGTTTGACCCAATTCTGTTGAACTGTCGAGTCATTATTCCAACCACATGTGAGAAATGTGTTTAGCCTTCAGAAAGGAATTGGGAAAAACTAGAAACGGAATAAAACGGAGCTCTTTGGGCCTTATAGTTACTTGTTTAGCTGCAGTATTTAGAAGATAGTGGTGTAAACGCCCGGAGGTGAACCTGGGAGTGACTACCTTTGCAGATGGTAGACCTTGTGGGTGTATTGTCCCTTCTCTCCATTCTCCTCATACGGTTCATTCACAAGCACCTCCACGCCGTCGCCTCCTCCGGTCTCACTCTTGCTGGCTTCTGCTACAGCGTACAGCTGGCCCACCTGGTACTGAGAGGACAAAATAAAACCCATGTAGCCTGTTCACAGCTCCAACCTTTTATCTAGTTGTTATTTTAGTGAACGTCTCAGCCCCAGATCCAGAACACGTTACTAAACCCATTCTCTGGTTCTCCTGGCTCAGCTAAGGAATAAGAAACGGTTGTGATTGTGAGGAATCCCCCGACACAGAGGAGGATGTTTGAATGGACAGGAGCTGGCACACCTGTAGAGAAACAACAGAAAACAACCCTATCGGGTTCATGCCATGCAGCAGTGAAAGTCATTCCTCACATCTAATACTCATTTACCGTCACTAGTAGCTCAAGCCGGTGACTGGACTGTTTGCAAAAAGACACAAGAGAGTGATTTGTTTTGCACGCTTCCTCTGGGGTATAAAACCTCAGCTAAAGAGCCCAGCTGAAAGGTTCCCAGTTAAGGGAACTAAAGCCTCCGAGGGACACATTCTCCCAGTTTTCCCAGACTTAGACTTAGCAGTGAAAAACCAGCCGAGTGAGCCTTTTTTGACTTTGTCTTCCTCCTCTTCCCCTTCCGCTTCCTCCGTGAGCCTTCTGAGGTTCTGAGTCAGGAAAAGTGTTGCAATGTTGGAAAAACTGACTCACAAATTGGGCGCTGCCAGTCTGGTCAGTCCAACGCGCTCACCCTTAAACACACAAAACCTTCAGTCCAGACACGTTTCACTGTTTTATGCAACACTGAGACATCTGGTCCACGAAGGagtagactttttaaaaatcattaaaatatTTAGAACAGCCTCTTGTCGTTAGACCCATGTGCCCGCgcacagcgaggctcctaactggagcaaacagaagagctcacatcactcctattctgacttctctgcactggttacccgttaactttagagttcatttagagttctgactagaactttcagggatctacatggtcaagctcctccctacattactgaactgttaaagccttatgctccaacccgagccctcaggtccacccaccagaaccttctagaagttccaaagaccagatataaaagtcgaggtggtcGCTCCTTCCACTCTGGaacgatcttcctttatccttacgcagcgttgacggtctggacactttaaaaaacagctaaagacccttttatttaaagctgcttttaccgtctgaaaacacacttttattctttggCTTTTACTCAACTGGAGTCTCGTTAATGGGcggctttgcactttttgctcCCCACCTCGATTTTATACATGTTTCTGTTGGTTTTTAAACggttttaagtgtttttatttctttatgttcATTTCTGTTGTGCAGCgctgtgtttggtccttgggccgtgtgaaggtgctgtataaataaagtttagttaGTTTACCAAATATTTACTTTTCTTTTAACTCTAATTTATATTCATCTTtcatttgtcacacacacacacacacacacacacacacacgcacacacacacacctctgggaGTAACAGCTCAGGAATGTGACTGGCCATGTGGAACCAGCCCATCCTGTCGCTGCTGTCTAACACCACACACCTGGCAGTTTCCAGACAACAGCACAACATccagcagcagaagcagcaggtTCAGGCCTGCTCTCAGCCCGTCAGGTTTGTCAGAAACAAGTCAAGGTGGTGCATCATATCACTGTCAAAAAGGAGGTGTGCACCCTGGATGACTGTTTTATTTGATTATAAGAACAATGGTCACCAGATTAAAACCTGCTCTGAGGTCAGACCCAAATAACCGTCAAAATGACTTGGTAAAAGAACGCCACACACCTTATGGGCCACTGGAGCTCAGTGGAAAGGGGAGTTAAAGTTCAGCGGTTTGATCCCAACCTCCCCACCACATGCCAGATGTATGTGTTTCTGTGTGACTGTACATGCGTGTGAGAGAGACAGTGTGTGCATGTGACTTGTACAGTAAAAACAGTCTAAATACTTCCAtgtcaatcaatttccctctgggattaataatcaatttccctctgggattaataatcaatttccctctgggattaataatcaatttccctctaggattaataatcaatttccctctgggattaataatcaatttccctctgggattaataatcaatttccctctaggattaataatcaatttccctctgggattaataatcaatttccctctgggattaataatcaatttacctctgggattaataatcaatttccctctgggattaataatcaatttccctctaggattaataatcaatttccctctgggattaataatcaattttactctgggattaataatcaatttccctctaggattaataatcaatttccctctgggattaataatcaatttccctctgggattaataatcaatttccctctaggattaataatcaatttccctctgggattaataatcaatttccctctgggattaataatcaatttcactctaggattaataatcaatttccctctgggattaataatcaatttccctctgggattaataatcaatttccctctaggattaataatcaatttccctctgggattaataatcaatttccctctgggattaataatcaatttccctctgggattaataatcaatttccctctgggattaataatcaatttccctctaggattaataatcaatttcactctaggattaataatcaatttccctctaggattaataatcaatttccctctgggattaataatcaatttccctctgggattaataatcaatttccctctgggattaataatcaattttactctaggattaataatcaatttccctctaggattaataatcaatttccctctaggattaataatcaatttccctctgggattaataatcaatttccctctgggattaataatcaatttccctctaggattaataatcaatttcactctaggattaataatcaatttccctctaggattaataatcaatttccctctaggataaataatcaatttccctctgggattaataatctaTTTCCTTCTAGGattaataatcaatttccctctgggattaataatcaatttcactctaggattaataatcaatttccctctgggattaataatcaatttccctctaggattaataatcaatttccctctgggattaataaagtatttttgaatttgagtgtcgagggggcatgcagaggttttcacagttaactagtttggttagctcaggaaaaagaaacaggagcaaaactCTGATAAATGAAGCAGACACGCAAGATCTAACCTTAATGACGTTCCACAAAGAAAGACGGGAACCTTTCACAGTCTCCATCAGAGTGAATGGAGCTGTGGGTGAAGCAGGAGAGACCATGCTGCTGATGGTGCTAAACAAAACctctgctctgggacaccaggttggagaaatatgcAGCCCTGGCATCTCCGACTGCAGAGGTCAGAAGATCCTtcagatgcagcagatggacgtggagacggcTTTTCTTACACAAGCGCTCAGTTGCTCTGCACTGATGCTTCAGGCCCCATCCAGGAGCCGGGTCCACTGCAGGAACCGATCCAGTTCGGACTGGATACATGTTGTCCAGAACGGCGAGGAGGGgcttattaaagaccaagttcacttgtttttttcaacacaaagtgcttggggggggggggggggggggggagatctgGCGCACCTGTTTCAGGACCTTGAAACAGAGGAGCTGGGAGCAcaagacaacaggatttggagtcttacttcctgctaGAAGAacatctgtcctctgattggctaacagcaatgtgactctaccactggctcagtttgctctgcagcgttgatgtttcatctcaacAAATACCACAAACCTGAAGGACCTCTGCCATGTTgtgttgttgctaatgctaacagttagcttctactagccgagacgttctctaccgtttcctggacgctaaaccaacaacagcctccccgtcgcacgccaagatgggtgagtccatggctGTAAATTTGGCATTATGATGTGCTAATGTCACTAGCTTTATAATCCGAGCATTTCCACcgacgctaatgcaggaaacaagGGGACAAGATTATTTTCACCGTTAGCCTGcccgtgaaactcagagtgaccagtaGTATTTCTAAAACAAGTGAAAAGGCTTTCTCAGGTTTTACAATTTGAAACAAGTGACGGTGATAGAAATAATAGTTTATCTCCACTTTTATTAACAGAAATGTAGCATACATCTACAAAATACAGCACACGAGGGGACAGTAACCATGTGTTACAGAAGGACAGTCACTTGTGAGGAAAACTATGTAATTTAACAATCTGTAACCCAAATACCAAATAATGCCCAAGTCCCACTGCGAGTCGTTCACGCCGGATCCAGCTCGTTGTAAAAGCCGGATCACTGTTGCTCAATTAAACATCCAACCTCTGACTCTGAGAGGGATCAGAAGAAAAGCTGCATGGGAAACTGTGACTATGCGCTGTACTGAAATACTGGTTTTGTTCAGCTTTGGGTAATGAAACACAAAGACTCACTGTTGTATGCAACAGcaggaacacaaaaggagaacactGTCTGCACGTCTGCTGGAAAAAACCAGAGAGGTGAAGCAGCAGAAGCTGCTTGTTGTTTTCTGGAAGGATCCGTTGTTGAGGCAGAACCCATGATGGGATTTAGAagatggccacgacccatagacagatctcagCTGTGGGGCAGAGTCTACAGTCGTctgtcaaactgtctctgcatgctactggactgtGCTAGAACCAATCAGACACCGAACAATGTCACTTAGCCATCGCTACGGTAATCAGTCAATGGTGCAGTCTGCAACGCAcaccaaagaagaagaaaaaacaaatacaCCCCTTctctaaataaaagacttaagGACCTCTGTCTGCTCGTGTCTCAGAGAAGAGCCCAAGTCTAAATTATCCAAGGTTGTTTCACACAAGCACCAGTCCTGAGCCGACGCCATCTTTGAAGTTTTTCGCCATcccagctctggtgctaagctcATCTAATGTCTCGCtacaaacagagtgctgtgattggccagacacaaaACCACTCGGCCCAATGatggacctgctgaggctacaatggagcatggctagaccgacctgcagactaAAACCTGCTACGACTGGTCTAGACGTCCGGGCTGCCTTTAAAATACTTCACACAGCATCCCGATCCGCCTCAAAGGAACGACTGGAATATGCAGATGGGCGGCTTGGAAGTTTCCGCACCAGTAATGAAAACTAGAGAGCAATGAGTCACCGACAGCTCCAGAATGAAAATGACTCCAATGCTGAAAAACAGAATCTCTGCAGGACAAGTCTTTAATGACTGATGCGAGCCGGCACCAACCACAACACGGGGAGCAACGTGATCAGGAATGCCAAGAGCCTCACGGGATTTTACAGTGTAATAGCTCTGATGTACGGCTGACTGTGGTGCAACAGTGTCTAAAAAGGAAAAGGGTTAGATATTATGGGCTGTAACCGTCTGCTGAATCAGACGGTGGCAAAAGCAAGCAGTGGAGATAAAACCTGCAGCATGCTCAGCAGTAATTATGAGAATCACTGATAAAAAAGGTAAATAATGAGTACTTACTTCCTCCACGGAGATGGGCAGGACGACCCGGCTGTGAGAGAATGAGACGAAGTTAATAAAATCCATGGAAGCAATAAAGTGGAGAAAAGCACAACAGACTCACTACTGCTGACCTGCTGACCCTTTAGACGGCGGCACGTTAACGGGCTGACCTTCAGCTCCAACGTCAGCCCACACTAATTCATAAAAGCTCAGAAATCACAAATAAGATTGCGCCCAAATGCTtgggttcgcccaaccaatctacatgtgtttagtGGATCTGGAGAAGGTGTTCGACCGCGCCCCTCGGGGGTGCTCCGGGAGCATCCCTGtaggaccggtgtcagagctcggtccgcattgccggcagtaagtcgagctcatttccagtgagagttggactccgccaaggctgccctttgtcaccgattctgttcataattttatggacaggatttctaggtgcagccaaggtgctgaGGGTATcttttttggtggcctgaggatcaggtctctgctttctgcagatgatgtggtcctgatgTCTTCATTCGagcgtgatctccggctctcgctgagtgtgaagcagccgggatgagaatcagctcctccaacTCCAAGACTTGGAATGGAAAAGGGtgctttctccaggtcagggatgaggtcctgccccaagtggaggagttcttctagttcacgagtgagggaaagctggagcgtgagatcgatagacggactggtgctgcgtctgcagcgatgcgggcgttgtaccggtttgtcgtggtgaagagagagctgagtcaggagGCGAAGCTCTCGGTTTCCTGATCGATCTGAATTTACACGCGAGAACTTTGATCCCTGAATTCTGCTATCCAGACGAATTAAACGGCCTCTGCATAAAGAGAGGCAACTCTGGAGATATTTAGGAGAACAAAACATGCGTCTCCTTGGTAACGTGGTTACACTCTGGACAATCACAACACAGTGTTGTGACTCTGATGCAGCAGAGGCTGTGTACACCCATAAATCCTGCTTCAGTTCCTACCGTCGCAGGAACTACGGGccaacagagaggaaattataaaGCTGCAttcaagactgtgtgtgtgtgtgtgtgtgtgtgtgtgtgtgtgtgtgtgtgtgtgtgtgtgtgtgtgtgtgtgtgtgtgtgttcccaccAAACAACAGGCTAGTAATCACCAACAGCCCAGCAGAGCTTGAATATTTCATAAGATCAGGTCTGAGTGGAGGAGGAGCCTAAGATCAGGTGTGTGGCTGCCACCAACACTCCACATCTTAATGCCTGGCTCAAAGGCACATCTGAACTGGGAGTGTACTTTGCTCTGTGATCGTCAGATGACAGCCAGCACAGAGAGCACGTGACAGTCGTGATTAAACCACAAACCCCGCTGAATAAACCCACGTAAGCTCAGGATTCAACTGCTTTAAATGAACATCTTCTTCATGTCTGCCCTGGAGACACCTGGACGGTAACCGACCGGGTCCCCCAGCAGCCATTATCCATCACACATTATCATCACAACCCCAGTAGCTCTAAACCGCCCACATTAGTTGGATTTGTTGACTTTTTTTGTTAAGCACGAATAAATCGTTAAAAAGGCCAAAATGTCAACTAAACCCGGCAAATGAGTCGAGCTGGGAGGCGGAACTATCCCGGGAAGCGCGTGTGGAAGTTAAACCCCGCAGAAATAACACGTTCCCGCGGTTTAAACGCAACTAGAACACTTTAACACGTGACGGTGGTCTCTGCGACGCTTGTGAGGACAATAAAACACAACTCACTACTCTTTGATCTGCATGGTGCCTCCGTCCAGACGGTAGAGAGCCTGCGGGAGCGAGAAGCATTCATTCACCGCTCTCAACGCTTTTCTACCGGGCTCGCTTCCTGGAACACACCGGGTGTGTGCCAGTGGGCGTGGTGTGTGAAAGAGGAGGAACACACCGGATCAGGTAACCCCGTGATGCGTTCAGGTCTCCTCGGTACTGCCGTTTAAGTGACTACGCGTGTTTAAACCAGAAAGAGAGGGTTTAAAGCGTTCATAGATAAAAACAAACAGCAGCCCAGCTGCCCCTCCTACCTTCATGTCCAACCGTGAGTCAGTCCTGTACAGTAATTAGAGTGATGAAGTTCACCCGTTTGACCTCTGGAGAaacaatgcatttaaagggaacatCCCCAGGAGAGACCGTATTTATGTCGATGGGAGAGACTCAGAGGATGCTCGGCTCATTTTATCCAGTTGAAGATAAATCACGGGTCTGCGTGTGTTTATTCCGTGGGTTTGTGGTTCGTTCATGGCTTTAGGCCCCCACAGAAAACTGCTCCCCCAGTTTTCTGAAAGTTGGACTTGGATGCAGTACTTTTTCGTGCCACTAGAGGGCATTAAACTAACCGTGTTCATGAAGAAACAGCAGAAGTCacgactgggaatcaggagtgtgTTTATATGAGTGTGAGTCCATAAGAGTGGTGAGAGATAATATTTCTCAggtttaataaacaaaggatccttTTATTAATGTTACCTTTGTTACCTATTAAGTGTCTTTAAAGTCAATCCCTTCCCttcaaagtgacagtgtgtattctccctggcgataggggcagtACATAAAACATTGAAAGCAAGTGATATTTTTTGTGTTTGGGTAAGACCGTATCAATGGATGGACATGATTAAAAAgtcctgggagcgcaacctccagcaaaataacaagaacattttttttatttaaagtgtCATTTTATTGGCTAAGACTGTCAAGTGGCAACACATATagtgagcctaagtcacttccgcatcatgggtccccggcagaacaaaataatgaatgcaagtcaacggggctaaaaacgctattttctaacccgctttgccttacgccctggatcacacatatgtgggctgcagtttaaatgaaaagtaaggatgggtgtttcaaccatgccagtaacaaactttgagatttattagcttgtaaaagtttgtaattagcatgactacagacCAGAAATCAGCACATCGCATATGtggcgtcaccacata
Encoded here:
- the LOC107397140 gene encoding phosphatidylinositol transfer protein alpha isoform, which encodes MQIKEYRVVLPISVEEYQVGQLYAVAEASKSETGGGDGVEVLVNEPYEENGEKGQYTHKVYHLQSKVPQFIRMIAPKGALEVHEKAWNAYPYCRTILTNTYMKEKFMIKIETWHKPDLGDQENVHGLDKSKWETVDVVNIDIADKSCINAKDYKADEDPAIFKSQKTGRGPLGPDWRKELANNSNCPHMCAYKLVTVEFKWLGLQNRMETLIHKVERRLFTQFHRQLFCWIDKWIDLSLDDIRRMEEETKQQLDEMRKTDEVKGMSADE